Proteins from one Streptosporangium becharense genomic window:
- a CDS encoding permease-like cell division protein FtsX — translation MESQKPPAGRAGRALLSGGMMIAVLCGTAGTAYADGPDDTWYAPPSSVEVSQPPVGPWPEGGTFTVFLCGDDSPFDRCREKVITPKQKRALEAKLRAMPQVTKVRFEPRKEVGETAVKEFAHDRAVPAGLRTGDVAQAFTGTLRRRADIAPFTSALRKVAGVGDVATRGGSFWAGKADVVIRLCGPGDEPSDTCDGNDPATFRDRERIEARLGTVEGVEKVYFADVEHARRTATFTAVSRDFRSAQFSESYYVRVADRRDAETLIDTIKVFPGVGDAGLVGSG, via the coding sequence GTGGAATCGCAGAAACCCCCCGCGGGCAGGGCCGGGCGTGCCCTGTTGTCCGGCGGGATGATGATCGCCGTCCTGTGCGGGACGGCCGGGACCGCGTACGCGGACGGTCCCGACGACACCTGGTACGCCCCGCCGAGCAGTGTCGAGGTCTCCCAGCCGCCGGTCGGCCCCTGGCCCGAGGGCGGGACGTTCACCGTCTTCCTGTGCGGGGACGACAGCCCCTTCGACCGGTGCCGGGAGAAGGTGATCACCCCCAAGCAGAAGCGGGCGCTGGAGGCGAAGCTGCGGGCGATGCCGCAGGTGACCAAGGTGCGGTTCGAGCCCCGCAAGGAGGTGGGGGAGACGGCCGTCAAGGAGTTCGCCCACGACAGGGCCGTCCCCGCCGGCCTCCGGACCGGGGACGTGGCGCAGGCGTTCACCGGCACGCTCCGCCGCCGGGCCGACATCGCCCCGTTCACCTCCGCCCTCAGGAAGGTCGCGGGCGTCGGCGACGTCGCGACCCGGGGCGGCTCCTTCTGGGCGGGCAAGGCGGACGTCGTCATCAGGCTGTGCGGGCCCGGCGACGAACCGTCCGACACCTGCGACGGGAACGACCCGGCGACCTTCCGGGACCGGGAGCGGATCGAGGCCAGGCTGGGCACCGTGGAGGGCGTGGAGAAGGTCTACTTCGCCGACGTCGAGCACGCCAGGCGGACCGCGACGTTCACCGCCGTCAGCCGCGACTTCCGCTCCGCGCAGTTCTCCGAGTCCTACTACGTCAGGGTCGCCGACCGCCGCGACGCCGAGACGCTGATCGACACGATCAAGGTGTTCCCCGGCGTCGGCGACGCCGGCCTCGTGGGCTCCGGCTGA